ACTGAGAGGCTGAAGTGGTCAGTGTCTATGCATATGAAAGTATTAGCTTCAATGCTAAACAGTGCTGTTGTCTATTTGCTGTATAATGTGtcattttatcttatttatatgTGTGTACTTTAGTTCTGCGATGTTCCAAGGTGTGGTGTGGTAAAAGGAACTCGAGTCTAGCAGTCAATCAACTGGCGGCGCATCTGCAATCGGACTTAAttggtcccttgactgttgttTGCAACTTACTTTGCCAAGTCctgttttcggctttgtgctaaatGAGCGTTCACATGGGGGGGGAAACGACGTcgtattattctacttccgccgAAAAGTTGCGCGATCCCAGCctttgtattttacaaaaaatgactaCATAATTATTATGAAACGCTGTGTTCCCAAAAGAtgatgactgctaaaagcacaATGTCACCGCCAATACGGGGGGGCGGACTGCTGgcatgcagcgtgtgaatgcACAAGTCTGAGGGTTATACATCATTATTTTCAGCCTGTGGAAAAGATATTGAatgacctacagtatatacacatcaCAAAATACATGCACATATTAGATGCTGTCAACAAGGGAGACAAAACATTGCAAGTCTTCTTTTGCTTTTTAGCTGCAAGACGTTCATGCATTTACTGTAGAACAATGGAGGCCCGATGCACAAACATTTGATCAAGCAtaatatttattgaaaacagaaaatgtgctAAATGAAACATGAATCAAAGCATTTTCTACTTGTTTCGGTTTCTAACCTACAGTATTTCTGTCACGGCCATCATCATcaatacatttcattcatttagtccATTTGGTTGACATTTTCACAGTAACattgagaaaataaaacacaacaaatacaccaaaatcatgttttttccgTTTGGTACGCAGAGTTCACCCCAAGTAGTTTTACGTGGACTTGGGCGTGCGGGTAAACATACGTACAAGACGACAGGAGTGTCGGGGGAGTTAAGAATACACAAAATGATAAATTGAGAGGCTTTTGCCTAAATCGGAAAGCGGAGGCAGCTGAAATATGGACTTGTGCGCTAGCGGTGTGCCGGTGTTAGCGACACAGGCTGGCCACGCCCCCTCCGAACATTTTCCGGGTGAATTCaaagatttcatttttttttttaaaccagagCAACATAAacgaaaatgttgtttttcttactTACATCGATTTATCAAATTAAATATCAAGAAGATGGTCAATAAGCGTGCAAAGTTCATTTTTGCGATTCAGTTTGGTATGCCAACTTCACCCCAAAGTAGTTTTGAGTGGGCTTCCGGGAGAAATAAGAATATTGTACACAAAATGGCGAGTCTGGAGGCAATTATGCACGAGCGTCATGGCCCATATTCTTCATATCTGATTGAATTAATACATTGCTTTCAATTGACGCAACAAAATGATGGACTACATTTGGGCACAAAGTAAAAGAGCCTCTTCACGGAACTAATGGCACTATTTTTATTCCCAGGTGACTCATCACCTGAACGACTCAAACCATAAATGATATTTACATGCCAACATCACATCCTTGTGGAGGTATCGCTGGATCATTCAAGCCACTCCCAGTCTGGTAGTTGGCCCGAGTCCTGCATCAAGTCAACATGAGTCCAGTTCGTGCACTCGTCATGTGTGCCGTGCATCATAACAGCCCGCAACAGCTGAAGCTGAAGGTAGGAGAGAACACACACTCGTATTCAGTGTTCAGTGGGTGAAACGGTTCAACATGTTCACACCATGTTTGGTGCGTGCTGGTATGGCGTCTCATCTGCACCGggtatgaaatgtaaaaaacttTGCCTCGTTCTTCGTACAGTCTTGGTGATGACTATATTGCGCGTAACTACACAGTTGTTCCTGTATTGTATTATTTCGAGGAaccgagtgcccaaacaaagcatcctacgcgttgctgacttacttttgttttttgttttttttttaaactgagtgcGACTGCTGAATAACtcaccacggggccaaagaatgTTATGAGTGTTGGCAGTTTGATCAAGAAaacgagaaacactattgaattcaagaaagcaCTCATGGCAAAGCACAAAGATGGCATCCGCGCGGCTGATCTCACCAGGCTGTACGGGAAAGTCCGCAAGCTCCATCCTGGCGCATGCaatttttttgctaatatttttgggtgtctggaacggattcattagATTAAAATTCTTTGATGGGAAAAAAATcgtatgggttttttttgtacgtGAAAGAGCCTTCCcatgaaaatgaaagaacatGCATCCTTTTCTATCTTGTGTGTTTGGTTTATTTAGATTTGCTGATGACTTGCTTTATGTTTCTGAAGCGTCCCGCCCTTGTATGTAGCATTTTACCATGCGGCACCTGTGCTGTGTATTCATGTCGAGGAGTGTGGTTCCCCGTGGCGGCCATGTTGGCTCTGCCGCCCTGCCCAGCCACGGTGCCGATAGCAATGAATTGTGTGACTGACGGCAGGCTTGACTTGTCTTCATTGTGAGGTCTTGTTATGTCTAGTCCACCACACTCCTGGAAAAACAAGCTCTCAAATGACAGTACTAGCCATTTTGGTGTCAGGTCTTTCACTGCTGATCAGGATCCCAGTTTGGCAGCCTCCCCAGTATGGCCTTATGATCCACACTCACGCTGGCCACCAGTCCTCCTTTGGTGAGAGGCGTCCCGCTGTAGTCAATGTCCTCTCCCTTCAGAGATGTCATGTGTCCCCCTGCAACCACGATGACATGTAAGTGGTGTGGTGCTACAAGGTACAAAATAATTGACTAATTGGATGGTCTATGATCTCTTATGATCATTAAAAGTCAAAAGATGGTAGTCATTTATGTGTGAATATTCATTTCTAATATGATTATCAATATTTGTAATACagcggtgccttggttaacgtcattaatccgttccagaaggtccaactcaaaccaaaacagactttaaCCAAAGCAAATCTTCCCAtcgaaaataatgtcaatccaatgaaTTCACCCAAatatgttcacacaaaacacactttacgttctagaaccaataaacacgtaccttgccgtttaatatagaaaatgggGGGTGGACACAACAACTGCTGGCGGCAGTGATGTCACTGAAGTGCACCGGACACATGGTCACAtggtgacgtgtgctatgtttgactgtgGATGCTGTTAACATGCCACAGTACGTTTCACTGCTTatgttttgatgttggaagcagaaatgagCATGGGGGTGTAAAACTAGACACCGAGTGTCACCCTCTGTGCGCCGCCGGGTTGATAAGACTGTTACACGGGAGTATGCATCGTAGCTGATGACGGTgcatttacatacctctgaaatgacgacggtgTTCTCTTTAAGGCCGCACCCTTGTCTTGGTACAGTCCGtttcctttctcttttgtgcggtccatgtgtttgcTGGGTCGTGTATCTCTCCACAACTCTGATATCAACAACCTAAAATGGTGCCCATGGCCCACAATGCCCTGCGCAATCATGTGCAAGATTTCATCTTGGCCGCGTGATCCCAGATGGCGGACGGTATTctggacgctaaacaagcgtGTGAACGCCAGCCAAGGCAAAAATTGTgcttgttaactgaaaaacacgctgacCTGGgtggatgttaaccaaggtaccactgtattatgAACGAACTTTCATCaagtaataaaaagaataaattaccCATTGCAGTCAGAAGTGCTGCACCAGCACAGATGTcccattttttaatgaaagtgaTGTGAATGTAAACATCGGCTTGGTCTATGGCCTCTTTATCACCTGGCGGCATTTGCAAGAGTGACAGGACCTTATACCCTGACAGGAGAGGGAAGACCATCAGCTGATTTATTCACAACGGTACACATGCAAACACGTTCATACTCATCTAGAACCCACAAggtatgctgggaagcccacgcTACGTGCGTATATAAGAGTGTTAGCATTGTCCGTGTGCTGCGatgacattgtgtgttccatatgtgttatttttggttgaatCGTGAGTGAAAGAGCCGTTTGTTTTTATGACCTGTTGGTTTGtgaaaaaatagacattttatggTGGTTTTTCTCTATTGCGGGTAGTCCTGCAACGTAACTACTCTGCTTATCAATCATTTGTAATATAAACGccacacagatgaaaaagacCAAGCCACTCACCTGCTCCTCCTGCTTGTATGATGGCTGTACTGTTTCCAAAAGCATCGTGGATATAGCTTCTGACTTTCCCTGAGTGGGAACGCGACACGATGACTTTAGGAGGGCTGACGCTGTAGGCTGAGCGAACAGACATGTTGGATCCCTGATGCACCAGAGCCCACGCTAAAAGGGAAAGATGACAGACGTTAACATCAGATATCTTATACACAaatacactggtgtgaaaaagtgtttgccacttcctgatgtcttatttttgcatgttttgtccCACCTAAATGTTTGATGATAtcttacaaatgtaaatattagtcaatgacaacacaactcaacactttatgcactttttaaatgaaccttttattatgaagggataaaaacatccaaagctacatgtccctgtgtggaaaagtgattgccccctaaagctaataagtggttgccccccccccttagcagcaacaactgcaatcaacttgcaatgagtctcttccagcgctggggaggaatttagcagaattgttgtcattcagccacattggaggcttttccagctgGAACCGAGCATCTTCCAGGGCCTGAGGCAgtaaaacatccccagaccatcacactaccaccgccaGATTTTACTATTGCTCTGATGTTATTTTATGAACACttaccttaactgaggcaagtgaggcctgtggttctttggatgttgttgtggggtcttttgtgacctcttggggtcattttggttggccggccactcctgggaaggtccaCTATtgctccatgttttggccatttgtggataatggctctcactgtggttggctggagtcccaaaggtttagtaatggcttcataaccttttccacactgataaatctcaattcatctcagttatgttttaacagggggagggaatcactttttcacacagggccatgtaggtttagatttttttctcccttaataatacaaagtttcatttaaaaagtgttgagttgtgttgtcattgactaatatttacatttgtaagatgatctgaaacatttaagtgggacaaagcatgcaaaaaaataacaaatcaggcAAATGGGGCCaatttttgtgtgttatatcacTGTAATCACAACAGTATCAGGGAATGTTGTTGtcattgtgttgctgttgtgaaAATGGATATactttggctttgctgtgacttCATGGCTGCGTGTGTTTCAATGTGGTTCCTGGACGTCACGGCCATGGTGGCGTCGTTCAGaaatgttattgtatttttcaaacctttttggtgtcatgagcactttaaggtgTACTAATATTAGCACATtcacatggaatatttttttgggggggttgacAGGTGGTCACTTACCAGTGAAGCCGGTGAACGGCTGGTGTATGACCCCTATCACTGGTTTACCGTCCACAGCCACACACACCATCGTGGTCACGTACTTCACTAGGTTCTCTGCGGGGATGATGGGGGGAGAGGGGTAATTACTTCAGGTGTTGCACATGGATGACACCATTGAAAcattaaacatgtttttccaAAGAATGAAAGCCGAAGACATTGAAATGTCCACCTGTATATTCCTGCGTGGCATCTAGAGGATCGATCCACACCGTGACACGCTCAGCAGGAACTTCCTTGCCTCCTTCAATCTTGTCGAGTATCTCCGCTGGAATGACCCGACTCCAGACGGCGGCCTGATCTACCAAGTTGTCATGTTCCTCGCTGATTACCTGCGGGACAAAATGTGTCCTCTGTAAAAGTCTTTTGACAGCAGGAAAAGAAATACAGCGTGCCACGCTGCAATACGCAACATAAGCATTTAGGCACAAAATGGAAGGATGCTAGTTCGTAATATAAACTGCATCCCAGTTTATGAAAAAGCTCATTATTAATAGCATCAACTTCAGCTctcttttccacatttttgctgttttctttacattttccaaacatttcaactttctccctAAATCATTCTTAAATAAAGTACTATAACTTTTtacccaaacctaattttccaaaaatgacaactttattttgttttctttctcttgatattacaactttttggaaatcatattttctttcatatttcaactctaagctactaaaatgagattatttttacataatattaccagtttattctcataaaattgagacttttttctcattagaattttttttcttttaatatttagacttcattttggtaaaattgcagctgtttttttaatcttccaactatttcaggtCAATCCCCCCCCAGGATCCAAGAACCCCTGCATTGGTGCACTCACCGTGACCTCAGGGAAGGTGTTCCTGAGAAGGTTGTACATCTTTCTATGCGACAGCAGGTCACCCAGAGTCAGAAGCTCGTTGGCCCCCTCCTTTGTCTTGCCCTTGGACTTCTCCTTCAAACTGTTTTCGGCACGCACCTTCTTCACCTAGGAAGACGACGCATGTCAATCAATCAAGGAAAGACTTTCACACCACCACGGCCgaaggtgcagcagagccttcgtcccggcagccgacgcttactgaggcgtttggttggcaatgtgaacacaaacaaaacagcgcaaaatggtgcgcgctggCAACATTTCGGAAAATGTCACGAATGTTTGAGAGACAGCAATTggctgggagaacgtacatgtcacaaacagcaactcCTGAACCGTATATCCCAGTGAcagaagacatgttgaaggacatcaatGACAATGTGGCTCACATAGGTACTGTACACTAAAGTCCCTCCATATACTGTAGAGAGTTGTGACATGACAAGTTGAAAAAATACGGTCACGTGACTcgtggagccatcttggggccaaattcgCGTTTGCGTTCACCTTGTCTTTACCGTATTCTTGGGTGTATTCTTGTTTATTCCCCAAAAATGccgggttgttgtgcatttggatgcacaaatagacatgacaagggtttcaagctgtacagattcccttcagatgtcaacagacggacaatttgggaaaataaaatcaaccgtttgggctggaagccgaactcgtcttcaaagctgtgcgaggtaggctctgtatatgttaacatttttaatgtcacaatgttttaaaaacttGACAGAGCCACCTGGGCCGATGTTACTAAGTTTAAGGCATCTCTTCATGAGCTTGGCACGTTTTGGAGAGTGTGTGTTTAcctaaatattgtgttctacttcATTGTTTTGATATAAGAAAGTAGCCTAAACGTAAAATATACTAGAAAAATAAGGCAGTCATGGATGCTTGGAGTTAAGAATGATCCTTGTGTAAATCACCTCTGGTTGCAAATAAAGTCATCCATGATCTCCAGCAAACTTATaaaactgcattcattttgcaaaATCTGCACTTGTTTCGAGGTATACATAAGAATTAAATAACAATGAAGAAATATACATATTCTCATCATTttcaatgtttaaatattgGGGCTTTCATAtctgtcatttattttcattctaaTATCATGAGGTGAACATGGTCATATTTTGACTCTTATAAAATCTCaatgttttaacaaaaaatggcaaaattataccatattacacattggaaaatatagatctataaataattataaaacagacattttgcatgcgtccctttgtgcagagacattgcaatttacatgcattgtcgTACTGTGCACGCAAGCCGAGCGcttgaattggccccaacatggcggcgtaatCGCAGTTGTCGTAACTCTCTATATAGAGCGACTCTACTGTACACTATACtagagtaccatctagtggttctaATGTCAATTACGCCTCATCACAataatggtctcaaaaaaaatgttgtcgatatTATCGATTGTcgatgataatttgtagcaaaatgtgttatggtgacaggcctacgcAGGAACACTGTGGTTGTGACCGGGCTCCACATTACATACAGATTTTACGTCAAGATGCTGACAGAGAAGAACAAGatgatgttgcttcaacagGTGGCCACCTTTCTGCAATCAAAGGCACGCGGAAGTTAACTTGCATGAACACATTCTGATATGCGGCAAGAACAACCAcgccacatcatcatcatcatcaagctCACCAACAAAGAAGCATTACGGGCTACGTTACGCTTGTGGGAGCGATTGGAatttttaggagaaaaaatgttttccacacCTCTTTGCCTCCAAGAACTGCAGCCTCCACGGATGCAGCCAGAAGTTCTCTAACATCTATGTTCTTCTTCCTcctgcacaaacaaacaaaaagaaaaacagttccCTTCTCTGCACGTGTACACCATTTATTTGACAAAGCAGTAGCACGCACGTACGTACAcgtacgtatatacagtatgcaacGCCTCCATGCCGTCACCAGTGGTCAACCAATGATGAACTCCACCATGACCCCAAAGCAAACCAAAGCAGCATAAATGACTCCtacttttcccatttctgctgttggtattttttatggttttcccaactatttcaacatctTTTTTAGTACATTTCCTTCTcgttattctgactttattcccatgatattttgactttatcctcataactttttccgcaaccttattttccaaaaacttgacatgttttctttgtttctcatcatattatgacttcaacAAACCCTCTTGTTTTATGTCAACTTTTCACTACTCTATTTCtttatcgtaatattataatatcCGACTCGTAAAATGACCGCTTTTGTCattacattttaacttttttcctcttaactcCTGCAAAATTCCATttgatttttgctgttgttttgtattttagtttacttgttaaattgtatttttagaacgtgccatgggccaatttaaaaaaaaaacaaaaaaaacagccacgaaGCCTATGCGAGTGGAACCCACGTCCTGGAAGAGACACGCCCATCACCATGGATTGCTGACTTGTACATACAGACACATCAAGTTCTACTCCTCTTTAGTACAACAGAGTGTGTATTGTGTACTTATAATGGCTGGAATGGGGCGCGTACACACACGGACTCATCACACCATGCAGTACAACAGTCAGTCATTAAGCCCCATGAGTGGAAAAGAATGCGTTTTAACGTGGATATTCGGGGGTTTAAGGCTGTTAAGTCATTGCTGAACCCAGATTTAAAAACCCTGAACAAATGAGATCTGCAAATGTAGAGTATTACCTGAAAGCTGCCAGTCTGCTGGAGATGACCTCGGCGTAAAGGTGGTACAAAATGCCCACTCCGACAAGGCAGAAGACGGCCACGCCGAGCGGTGACAGGCGGATGCCCATGGGAGCCATGGTCGCAAAAAC
This sequence is a window from Dunckerocampus dactyliophorus isolate RoL2022-P2 chromosome 2, RoL_Ddac_1.1, whole genome shotgun sequence. Protein-coding genes within it:
- the bpnt2 gene encoding inositol monophosphatase 3 isoform X1; the encoded protein is MAPMGIRLSPLGVAVFCLVGVGILYHLYAEVISSRLAAFRRKKNIDVRELLAASVEAAVLGGKEVKKVRAENSLKEKSKGKTKEGANELLTLGDLLSHRKMYNLLRNTFPEVTVISEEHDNLVDQAAVWSRVIPAEILDKIEGGKEVPAERVTVWIDPLDATQEYTENLVKYVTTMVCVAVDGKPVIGVIHQPFTGFTAWALVHQGSNMSVRSAYSVSPPKVIVSRSHSGKVRSYIHDAFGNSTAIIQAGGAGYKVLSLLQMPPGDKEAIDQADVYIHITFIKKWDICAGAALLTAMGGHMTSLKGEDIDYSGTPLTKGGLVASVSVDHKAILGRLPNWDPDQQ
- the bpnt2 gene encoding inositol monophosphatase 3 isoform X2; translated protein: MAPMGIRLSPLGVAVFCLVGVGILYHLYAEVISSRLAAFRRKKNIDVRELLAASVEAAVLGGKEVKKVRAENSLKEKSKGKTKEGANELLTLGDLLSHRKMYNLLRNTFPEVTVISEEHDNLVDQAAVWSRVIPAEILDKIEGGKEVPAERVTVWIDPLDATQEYTENLVKYVTTMVCVAVDGKPVIGVIHQPFTGFTAWALVHQGSNMSVRSAYSVSPPKVIVSRSHSGKVRSYIHDAFGNSTAIIQAGGAGGHMTSLKGEDIDYSGTPLTKGGLVASVSVDHKAILGRLPNWDPDQQ